In Malus sylvestris chromosome 16, drMalSylv7.2, whole genome shotgun sequence, the following are encoded in one genomic region:
- the LOC126606229 gene encoding transcription factor bHLH18-like isoform X1, translated as MDMISSADWVSDFEMEDPTFINQYEMSSLDYSFEELIFPSLSSDSYYSNPNFTSKATAATHNFSKAFIENPHQTGTQGRSAKQPKNTNSWKSCSTDHIIAAKASSSSLSHLISFENSDSSPPTTSQQYYGLDCKVIKPKNEVEYSNGKLNPSALASQGSYDTQICSPKHGQGIKRAATVTRSPLHAQDHVLAERKRREKLSQRFIALSALLPGLKKMDKASVLGDAIKYVKHLQERTKVLEEQAAKKTGEAVVFVKRMQYSADDDISSSDENSESCSDQPLPEIEARVSDKEVLIRIHCEKTKGCLTSILSEIEKLGLTIVHSCALPFGNSTLDITVVAQMDVEFRVAGKHLIKNLRHALLKLV; from the exons ATGGACATGATCTCATCAGCAGACTGGGTATCTGATTTT GAAATGGAAGATCCCACTTTTATCAATCAATACGAAATGAGCTCTCTGGACTACTCATTTGAAGAGCTCATATTCCCGTCTCTCTCATCTGATAGCTACTATTCCAATCCGAATTTCACATCGAAAGCCACAGCTGCTACACACAACTTCAGCAAAGCATTCATTGAAAATCCCCATCAGACCGGCACTCAGGGAAGGTCAGCAAAACAGCCTAAGAACACTAATAGTTGGAAATCTTGCTCCACTGACCACATAATTGCTGCcaaagcttcttcttcttccttgtcaCACCTAATTTCATTTGAGAACTCCGACTCATCACCTCCAACCACTTCTCAGCAGTACTATGGTCTAGATTGCAAAGTTATCAAGCCAAAGAATGAGGTGGAATATTCTAATGGAAAATTGAACCCTTCAGCTTTGGCTTCCCAAGGTTCCTATGACACCCAAATTTGTTCACCCAAACATGGACAAGGGATCAAGAGGGCAGCTACGGTGACTAGAAGTCCTTTACATGCTCAAGATCATGTTCTTGCTGAGAGAAAGCGCCGAGAAAAGCTCAGCCAGCGGTTCATTGCTCTATCTGCCTTACTTCCAGGACTAAAGAAG ATGGACAAGGCTTCGGTCCTCGGAGATGCGATCAAGTACGTGAAACATCTTCAAGAACGTACGAAGGTGCTGGAGGAACAAGCAGCCAAGAAAACTGGGGAAGCAGTGGTTTTTGTGAAGAGGATGCAGTACTCAGCGGATGATGATATATCTTCATCCGACGAGAACTCCGAGAGCTGCTCTGACCAGCCACTGCCAGAAATTGAAGCAAGAGTTTCGGACAAGGAGGTTCTCATACGAATCCACTGCGAGAAAACCAAAGGATGTTTGACAAGCATACTAAGTGAAATAGAAAAGCTTGGTCTCACCATAGTTCACAGCTGTGCCTTGCCCTTTGGCAATTCAACTCTTGATATCACTGTAGTTGCTCAG ATGGATGTTGAATTCAGAGTGGCAGGGAAACATCTGATAAAAAACCTAAGACATGCTTTGCTCAAGTTGGTGTGA
- the LOC126606229 gene encoding transcription factor bHLH18-like isoform X2: MDMISSADWEMEDPTFINQYEMSSLDYSFEELIFPSLSSDSYYSNPNFTSKATAATHNFSKAFIENPHQTGTQGRSAKQPKNTNSWKSCSTDHIIAAKASSSSLSHLISFENSDSSPPTTSQQYYGLDCKVIKPKNEVEYSNGKLNPSALASQGSYDTQICSPKHGQGIKRAATVTRSPLHAQDHVLAERKRREKLSQRFIALSALLPGLKKMDKASVLGDAIKYVKHLQERTKVLEEQAAKKTGEAVVFVKRMQYSADDDISSSDENSESCSDQPLPEIEARVSDKEVLIRIHCEKTKGCLTSILSEIEKLGLTIVHSCALPFGNSTLDITVVAQMDVEFRVAGKHLIKNLRHALLKLV, encoded by the exons ATGGACATGATCTCATCAGCAGACTGG GAAATGGAAGATCCCACTTTTATCAATCAATACGAAATGAGCTCTCTGGACTACTCATTTGAAGAGCTCATATTCCCGTCTCTCTCATCTGATAGCTACTATTCCAATCCGAATTTCACATCGAAAGCCACAGCTGCTACACACAACTTCAGCAAAGCATTCATTGAAAATCCCCATCAGACCGGCACTCAGGGAAGGTCAGCAAAACAGCCTAAGAACACTAATAGTTGGAAATCTTGCTCCACTGACCACATAATTGCTGCcaaagcttcttcttcttccttgtcaCACCTAATTTCATTTGAGAACTCCGACTCATCACCTCCAACCACTTCTCAGCAGTACTATGGTCTAGATTGCAAAGTTATCAAGCCAAAGAATGAGGTGGAATATTCTAATGGAAAATTGAACCCTTCAGCTTTGGCTTCCCAAGGTTCCTATGACACCCAAATTTGTTCACCCAAACATGGACAAGGGATCAAGAGGGCAGCTACGGTGACTAGAAGTCCTTTACATGCTCAAGATCATGTTCTTGCTGAGAGAAAGCGCCGAGAAAAGCTCAGCCAGCGGTTCATTGCTCTATCTGCCTTACTTCCAGGACTAAAGAAG ATGGACAAGGCTTCGGTCCTCGGAGATGCGATCAAGTACGTGAAACATCTTCAAGAACGTACGAAGGTGCTGGAGGAACAAGCAGCCAAGAAAACTGGGGAAGCAGTGGTTTTTGTGAAGAGGATGCAGTACTCAGCGGATGATGATATATCTTCATCCGACGAGAACTCCGAGAGCTGCTCTGACCAGCCACTGCCAGAAATTGAAGCAAGAGTTTCGGACAAGGAGGTTCTCATACGAATCCACTGCGAGAAAACCAAAGGATGTTTGACAAGCATACTAAGTGAAATAGAAAAGCTTGGTCTCACCATAGTTCACAGCTGTGCCTTGCCCTTTGGCAATTCAACTCTTGATATCACTGTAGTTGCTCAG ATGGATGTTGAATTCAGAGTGGCAGGGAAACATCTGATAAAAAACCTAAGACATGCTTTGCTCAAGTTGGTGTGA